GTTTAGATGCAACTAAAGCCGAACACGCCATGCGTCCTAGTGCAACATTAAACCAATTTGTTATTGGTTAAGGGCATAACCGCTAACTAAACGTGATTTTTGTTTAATGAATCCATCTTGGTATCAAGGTGTTAAATTGATAAATTTGACGTTTTTTAGATAATAAAAAAAAGACAGGGATTAAAATCCCTGTCTTTTTGTTTTATAGTCTCACCAATTAAATTGTTGGCGAGATGGCTGAAGCATGCATTCCTTTAGGGCCTTCTTCAACTTCGAAGCATACAGGTTGACCTGCTTTTAAGGTACGATAACCTTCCATTTCGATAGTTGAATAGTGCGCAAATACATCTTCACCACCCTGATCAGGGCAAATAAACCCGAATCCTTTGGCGTTGTTGAACCATTTAACAGTTCCGTTTGCCATACTTCCACTTCCTTCTGTTGTCTACTTACCAGTAAGATAGTAAAACTTATTATCCAGCGGTCTAGTATTCGCCGCCTAGCAAACAGAATGAAATTTGTACGAAAAGAAGTCAAGAGCTAATTAACAAAAAGGCAACATTTAATTAATTTAACAATATCAAGTGGTCGGGAACCAAACGAGAGGCTAGTATTAAACAATGGCTAAATTAGGCAACGTAGAACATATTGCGGAAAAGGTTGAATCTGAACTACAACCGCCCAATATGTATAAAGTGGTGTTAAATAATGATGATTACACCCCAATGGATTTTGTGGTAGAAGTATTACAACGATTCTTTGAGAAAAATGAACAGCAAGCTGTTGATATAATGTTAGCTATTCATAATCAAGGTAAAGGATTGTGTGGTGTATTTCCATTTGGAATAGCAGAAACAAAAGTTTTTCAAGTAAATCAGTTTGCAAGAGAAAACCAACATCCGTTACTGTGTACGTTAGAGAAAGCATAATATCGATTTCTCATAGTCTGTGGTTAAATTTAAGAGGTGCTTATGCTGAACAAAGACCTGGAAGTCACCTTGAACCTAGCGTTTCAGCAAGCTAGAGATTCACGTCATGAATACATGACGGTAGAACATTTATTATTAGCGCTGATCGACAATCCCTCTGCCTACGAAGCATTAATTGCTTGTGGTGCGGATGTGAA
The Shewanella vesiculosa DNA segment above includes these coding regions:
- the cspD gene encoding cold shock domain-containing protein CspD, encoding MANGTVKWFNNAKGFGFICPDQGGEDVFAHYSTIEMEGYRTLKAGQPVCFEVEEGPKGMHASAISPTI
- the clpS gene encoding ATP-dependent Clp protease adapter ClpS; the protein is MAKLGNVEHIAEKVESELQPPNMYKVVLNNDDYTPMDFVVEVLQRFFEKNEQQAVDIMLAIHNQGKGLCGVFPFGIAETKVFQVNQFARENQHPLLCTLEKA